A single Natranaerobius thermophilus JW/NM-WN-LF DNA region contains:
- the ltrA gene encoding group II intron reverse transcriptase/maturase, translating into MKKWYSLIDKIYSKKNLEDAYRRVRANKGKPGIDQVTVEAYGSNLEENLETLHHDLKIGAYKPQPVRRVKIPKPDGSTRPLGIPTVKDRVVQQATLNILQPIFDPDFHPSSYGYRPNRSCHKAIAKSEQFINKYNLRHVVDMDLSKCFDKLNHELIIEEVAKKVSDGSVLKLIKKFLKSGVMEDGAIEDTEIGSPQGGVISPLLTNIYLDRFDKEMKSRNIRIVRYADDILIFAYTPRQAKRYKDIATEILEDELKLTVNKEKTHITNDRKGVPYLGVIIRSQNISIQPEKIQKFKEKVRTLTPRNHGRNLSEIIKELNPVLRGWANYFRIANCKKQFENLMKWIRRRLRMKKMREWKSWKQLHKTLRRKGYKGEFEKISMNKWRNSSSPLISLALPNKWFDEIGLINISTYQVGILHHFRK; encoded by the coding sequence ATGAAGAAATGGTACAGTTTAATAGACAAGATTTATTCCAAAAAGAATCTAGAAGACGCCTACCGCAGGGTCAGAGCTAACAAAGGTAAACCCGGCATAGATCAGGTAACCGTGGAGGCTTATGGCTCCAACCTAGAAGAAAATCTGGAAACCCTTCATCATGACCTTAAAATTGGCGCATACAAACCACAACCTGTGAGGCGAGTTAAGATACCCAAACCAGATGGAAGTACTCGCCCATTAGGGATTCCAACCGTAAAAGACAGGGTAGTCCAACAAGCAACGTTAAATATACTTCAACCGATTTTTGATCCAGACTTCCACCCGTCAAGCTACGGATACAGGCCTAATCGCTCATGTCACAAAGCAATAGCTAAATCAGAACAGTTCATTAATAAATACAATCTAAGACATGTAGTAGATATGGACCTATCTAAATGCTTTGATAAATTAAACCATGAGTTGATTATCGAAGAAGTAGCCAAGAAAGTTAGTGATGGAAGTGTTCTCAAATTAATAAAGAAATTTTTGAAGTCCGGAGTAATGGAAGATGGAGCCATAGAAGACACAGAAATAGGGAGCCCTCAAGGTGGAGTGATCTCACCACTACTAACCAACATTTACCTAGACAGATTTGATAAAGAAATGAAGAGTCGCAATATCCGAATAGTAAGATATGCCGATGATATTTTAATATTCGCCTACACACCAAGACAAGCGAAAAGATATAAAGATATAGCTACTGAAATATTAGAAGACGAATTAAAACTAACAGTTAATAAAGAGAAAACTCACATAACAAATGACCGCAAAGGTGTTCCCTACCTAGGAGTTATCATAAGGAGTCAAAACATATCCATCCAGCCTGAAAAGATACAGAAATTCAAAGAAAAAGTCAGAACTCTTACACCAAGAAATCATGGTAGAAATCTATCCGAAATCATAAAAGAGCTAAATCCAGTATTAAGAGGATGGGCAAATTACTTCCGAATAGCCAATTGTAAGAAACAATTTGAGAACTTAATGAAATGGATTAGAAGAAGACTTAGGATGAAGAAAATGCGAGAATGGAAAAGTTGGAAACAACTACACAAAACTCTTCGCAGAAAAGGCTACAAAGGGGAATTTGAGAAAATCTCCATGAATAAATGGAGAAACTCATCAAGTCCTCTCATAAGTTTAGCACTACCCAATAAGTGGTTTGACGAGATAGGTCTAATTAATATTAGTACCTATCAAGTTGGTATTTTGCATCACTTTAGAAAGTGA
- the ltrA gene encoding group II intron reverse transcriptase/maturase — protein sequence MTVTNKGMKCRQLLTGESCKEGSPQKNSAEHEGYAGVHSSLRITENNISNANLSKGNLLEEILDRDNMNKAFKKIKSNKGSHGIDGMGVDELLQYLKENGDHLRQRVLDGKYRPNPVRRVEIPKEDGKKRKLGIPTVVDRVIQQAIAQVLSPIYEEQFSDNSYGFRPGRSTHDAIKKSQQNINEGYKYVVDMDLEKYFDTVNQSKLIEVLSKTIKDGRVISLINKYLRAGVMIKHTYKDTEVGVPQGGPLSPILSNIMLHELDKELEKRGHEFVRYADDLLIFCKSRRSAGRTLKNILPFIENKLFLKVNKDKTVVAYVGKVRFLGFGFYRHKGKARLRVHLKSVTKMRTRIKELTSRSYGISNEARAKKLSRYIMGWVNYFKPADMKNLLINTDSWMRRRIRMIYWKQWKKVRTKFKMLKFFGANKYKAWEYANTRKGYWRISNSPVLSKSLGNDVIKGFGFLFFSEYYRQVKA from the coding sequence ATGACTGTTACCAATAAAGGAATGAAGTGCCGCCAACTTCTGACAGGCGAAAGCTGCAAAGAAGGCTCACCGCAGAAGAATAGTGCGGAACACGAAGGATATGCGGGAGTGCACAGTTCTTTAAGGATAACTGAAAACAACATCTCCAATGCAAACTTGTCGAAGGGGAATTTGCTAGAGGAAATTTTGGATAGAGACAACATGAATAAAGCATTCAAGAAAATAAAATCCAACAAAGGCTCTCACGGGATTGATGGGATGGGAGTAGATGAACTTCTACAATATCTCAAAGAAAACGGGGACCACCTCAGGCAAAGAGTCCTGGACGGTAAATACCGCCCTAATCCCGTCAGAAGGGTAGAGATACCTAAAGAAGATGGGAAGAAAAGAAAATTAGGCATACCTACAGTGGTAGACAGGGTGATCCAACAAGCAATAGCCCAAGTACTATCTCCAATATATGAGGAGCAATTCTCAGATAACAGCTATGGTTTTCGCCCTGGACGCAGTACTCATGATGCAATTAAGAAAAGTCAACAAAACATAAATGAAGGATACAAATATGTAGTAGATATGGACTTGGAGAAATACTTTGACACAGTAAACCAGAGCAAATTGATAGAAGTGCTATCTAAGACAATAAAAGACGGTCGAGTAATATCTCTTATCAACAAATATCTAAGAGCAGGAGTAATGATCAAACACACCTATAAGGATACAGAAGTTGGCGTGCCCCAGGGCGGGCCTCTTAGCCCTATCCTCAGTAACATAATGCTCCACGAATTGGATAAAGAACTTGAGAAAAGGGGGCACGAATTCGTCCGCTATGCGGACGACCTGCTAATCTTTTGTAAAAGCAGAAGAAGTGCCGGACGCACCTTGAAGAACATACTACCCTTCATCGAAAATAAACTATTTCTCAAAGTAAATAAAGATAAAACTGTAGTTGCCTATGTAGGAAAGGTAAGATTTCTTGGGTTTGGCTTTTACAGACATAAAGGAAAAGCCAGATTAAGAGTTCATCTTAAATCAGTTACAAAGATGAGAACGAGAATAAAAGAACTCACATCTAGAAGTTATGGAATAAGCAACGAAGCCAGAGCAAAGAAACTTAGCCGATACATTATGGGTTGGGTTAACTACTTTAAACCAGCTGATATGAAGAATCTGTTAATAAATACTGACAGTTGGATGAGAAGGCGTATTCGCATGATTTACTGGAAACAATGGAAGAAAGTGAGAACAAAATTTAAAATGCTCAAGTTCTTTGGAGCCAATAAATACAAAGCATGGGAATATGCAAACACAAGAAAGGGCTACTGGAGAATTTCCAATAGCCCCGTCTTATCCAAATCCCTTGGAAATGATGTAATCAAAGGATTTGGTTTCCTATTCTTTTCGGAATATTATCGACAAGTTAAAGCGTAA
- a CDS encoding LytR/AlgR family response regulator transcription factor — MGGVVVLILEDEPYTKKYVKNLVSQNKMVKEIYDTESSREAVEMAEKVQPDIALIDIELTDQRMNGLETAQLIKQVNPEIEFIFVTAYSEYALQSFSVHPFDYLVKPIDEDKLLNSIKMLIERLNLNRNGSESNKEANARLIIEEPKKMLFIPLENILFLEKQKNKNQVLIHIQDGKIYETTKRLSDLEEELTDSFVRTHRSYIVNVNKVLKVMEIYDRSYEIEFRESNKKALLSRYKLEEFQEQVAIDS; from the coding sequence ATGGGTGGTGTGGTTGTTTTAATTTTAGAAGATGAACCTTATACCAAAAAATATGTCAAAAACTTGGTTTCTCAAAATAAAATGGTTAAAGAAATTTATGACACAGAAAGCTCTAGAGAGGCTGTCGAAATGGCGGAAAAAGTGCAGCCTGATATTGCTTTAATTGACATTGAGTTGACGGATCAAAGAATGAACGGCTTAGAGACTGCACAATTAATCAAACAAGTCAATCCGGAAATAGAATTTATATTTGTTACAGCTTATTCTGAATACGCTTTGCAGTCTTTCTCTGTACATCCCTTTGATTACCTGGTTAAACCAATTGATGAGGATAAGCTATTAAATTCGATTAAGATGCTTATAGAGCGATTAAATTTAAATAGGAATGGTAGTGAATCTAACAAAGAAGCTAATGCACGTTTAATAATTGAAGAACCTAAGAAGATGTTGTTTATTCCTCTTGAAAATATTCTATTTTTGGAAAAACAAAAAAACAAAAATCAAGTGTTGATTCACATACAAGATGGGAAAATTTATGAAACGACTAAGAGATTAAGTGACTTAGAAGAAGAATTGACGGATAGCTTTGTCAGAACACACAGATCGTATATTGTTAATGTAAATAAAGTACTTAAGGTTATGGAGATTTACGATCGATCTTATGAGATAGAGTTTAGAGAAAGTAACAAAAAAGCTCTTTTAAGTCGATATAAGCTAGAAGAATTTCAAGAACAAGTAGCAATAGACTCCTAG